From the Microbacterium thalassium genome, one window contains:
- a CDS encoding ABC transporter ATP-binding protein: MHQKAFTGTIRIAQEPRPVRSVLRLLARRPGRMTLAVLAFAVKEIPLWFLPVVTAEIIDIVATGGDPTTVLIWFAVAAVLLLQNYPMHLVYTRSFMTVVRDTGADLRNALAARLQSLSIGYHTRVSSSIVQTKVVRDVENVELMLQQVTHPLLSSAMVLGGAIAMTAIAVPEFLPVYALAVPIALGLRWALSRRSRMRNEVFRREVEGFAARVGEMASLIPVTRAHGLEQTAVSRVATGADGVRRAGLHLDMLNGHVASISWVAMQLLGLGCLVLAAIFSLTGILPITPGEVVLLSTYFALLTQGLTQLLMLIPVGARGLESMRSISEVLQEPDLEQNEGKAEVARVIGHLELEHVSHRYADAERDAVRDVTLDITPGETVAFVGSSGSGKSTMLNLVLGFVRPTSGRILLDGVDMQELDLRSARRYVSVVPQESVLFEGTIRENIAYGLDHADDEELRRALRDANAAEFVDAQGDGWDTVVGERGARLSGGQRQRLAIARALVRDPRILLLDEATSALDPESEELVKQALDRLMRGRTTLVVAHRLSTIRRADRIVVLEHGSIVEQGSHEDLIERGGRYAHLHATQAGVARPSETG, encoded by the coding sequence ATGCACCAGAAAGCGTTTACCGGCACGATCCGCATCGCGCAGGAGCCCCGCCCCGTTCGGTCGGTGCTGCGCCTGCTCGCCCGGCGCCCGGGCCGCATGACGCTCGCGGTGCTCGCCTTCGCGGTGAAGGAGATCCCGCTGTGGTTCCTCCCCGTCGTGACGGCCGAGATCATCGACATCGTCGCCACCGGCGGCGATCCGACGACGGTCCTCATCTGGTTCGCCGTCGCCGCCGTGCTCCTGCTGCAGAACTACCCGATGCACCTGGTGTACACGCGCAGCTTCATGACGGTCGTGCGCGATACCGGCGCGGACCTCCGCAACGCCCTCGCCGCGCGCCTGCAGAGCCTGTCGATCGGCTATCACACCCGGGTGAGCTCGTCGATCGTCCAGACCAAGGTCGTGCGCGACGTCGAGAACGTCGAGCTGATGCTGCAGCAGGTCACCCACCCGCTGCTGTCGTCCGCGATGGTGCTGGGCGGCGCGATCGCGATGACGGCGATCGCGGTCCCGGAGTTCCTGCCCGTCTACGCCCTGGCCGTCCCGATCGCACTCGGCCTGCGGTGGGCGCTCAGCCGCCGTTCGCGCATGCGCAACGAGGTGTTCCGGCGCGAGGTCGAGGGATTCGCCGCGCGCGTGGGCGAGATGGCCTCGCTCATCCCGGTCACACGCGCCCACGGTCTCGAGCAGACCGCGGTCTCGCGCGTCGCGACGGGGGCCGACGGCGTGCGCCGCGCCGGCCTGCACCTGGACATGCTCAACGGCCACGTCGCGTCGATCTCGTGGGTCGCCATGCAGCTGCTGGGGCTCGGATGCCTCGTGCTCGCCGCGATCTTCTCGCTCACCGGCATCCTGCCCATCACGCCGGGCGAGGTCGTGCTGCTGTCGACGTACTTCGCGCTGCTGACGCAGGGGCTGACCCAGCTGCTCATGCTCATCCCGGTCGGAGCCCGCGGGCTGGAGTCGATGCGCTCGATCTCGGAGGTGCTGCAGGAGCCCGACCTCGAGCAGAACGAGGGCAAGGCCGAGGTCGCCCGCGTCATCGGGCACCTCGAGCTCGAGCACGTGTCGCATCGCTACGCCGACGCCGAGCGGGACGCCGTCCGCGACGTCACCCTCGACATCACGCCCGGTGAGACCGTCGCCTTCGTCGGATCGTCGGGGTCGGGCAAGTCCACGATGCTCAACCTCGTGCTCGGCTTCGTCCGCCCCACGTCGGGCCGCATCCTGCTCGACGGCGTCGACATGCAGGAGCTCGACCTGCGCTCGGCGCGCCGATACGTGTCGGTCGTTCCGCAGGAGTCGGTGCTGTTCGAGGGGACCATCCGCGAGAACATCGCCTACGGTCTCGACCACGCAGACGACGAGGAGCTTCGCCGTGCCCTGCGCGACGCGAACGCGGCCGAGTTCGTCGATGCGCAGGGCGACGGCTGGGACACGGTGGTCGGCGAGCGCGGGGCGCGGCTGTCGGGCGGCCAGCGGCAGCGGCTCGCCATCGCGCGGGCCCTCGTGCGCGATCCGCGCATCCTGCTCCTCGACGAGGCGACGAGCGCCCTGGATCCCGAATCCGAGGAGCTCGTGAAGCAGGCCCTCGACCGCCTCATGCGGGGCCGGACGACGCTCGTCGTCGCCCACCGGCTGTCGACCATCCGGCGGGCCGACCGCATCGTCGTGCTCGAGCACGGGAGCATCGTCGAGCAGGGCTCGCACGAGGATCTCATCGAGCGCGGCGGCCGGTACGCCCACCTCCACGCCACCCAGGCCGGGGTCGCCCGGCCGTCCGAGACGGGATGA
- a CDS encoding family 43 glycosylhydrolase has translation MIDPDAPAPGEIFRDPVYDGATDPTVVRDDAGGWWMFYTQRRAAHPDPGPGVAWVHGSRVGVARGADGVDWSYVGTLEPAAAGLALRGDGPPDAVDVTHWAPEIIHDGTRWRMYLTEIAGVPTQWAGHERRIVEYVSDDLATWTRRGPLALDSDLVIDAAVTRCPDGLWRLWYKDEAAGSVTKAAVSRDLSDWSPAGVAIGGRPHEGPFAFALGGFWWMLTDEWRGMAVHRSPDAVSWERQGDEDTVILGESGSPDEGVQVGRHGSVVVTGDAALLYYFTHPWWDGTEIEQADAAAERRSAVHVARLRVERGRLVCER, from the coding sequence ATGATCGACCCCGACGCGCCCGCCCCCGGCGAGATCTTCCGCGACCCGGTCTACGACGGCGCGACCGACCCGACCGTCGTGCGCGACGACGCCGGCGGATGGTGGATGTTCTACACGCAGCGACGGGCGGCCCACCCCGACCCCGGCCCCGGCGTCGCGTGGGTGCACGGCAGTCGCGTGGGCGTCGCGCGCGGCGCGGACGGCGTCGACTGGAGCTACGTCGGCACCCTCGAGCCGGCCGCGGCCGGGCTGGCGCTGCGCGGGGACGGCCCGCCGGACGCGGTCGACGTCACCCACTGGGCGCCGGAGATCATCCACGACGGCACGCGCTGGCGCATGTACCTGACCGAGATCGCGGGCGTCCCGACGCAGTGGGCGGGCCACGAGCGCAGGATCGTGGAGTACGTCTCGGACGACCTCGCGACCTGGACGCGCCGCGGCCCGCTCGCCCTCGACAGCGACCTCGTGATCGACGCCGCCGTCACGCGGTGCCCGGACGGCCTGTGGCGGCTCTGGTACAAGGACGAGGCGGCCGGCTCGGTGACGAAGGCGGCGGTCTCCCGCGATCTGTCGGACTGGTCCCCGGCCGGCGTCGCGATCGGCGGGCGGCCCCACGAGGGTCCGTTCGCGTTCGCCCTCGGCGGGTTCTGGTGGATGCTGACCGATGAGTGGCGCGGCATGGCGGTGCACCGCTCCCCGGACGCCGTCTCGTGGGAGCGCCAGGGCGACGAAGACACGGTGATCCTCGGAGAATCGGGCTCCCCGGACGAGGGCGTCCAGGTGGGCCGTCACGGGTCGGTCGTCGTGACCGGCGACGCGGCGCTCCTGTACTACTTCACGCATCCGTGGTGGGACGGCACCGAGATCGAGCAGGCGGATGCCGCGGCCGAGCGCCGCAGCGCCGTGCACGTGGCCCGACTGCGCGTCGAGCGCGGCCGCCTCGTGTGCGAGCGCTGA
- a CDS encoding rhamnogalacturonan acetylesterase → MTYHLAGDSTVAPPTEAELPMTGWGSYLEPWVDEPVRNLAFGGATTESFIRSGCWDELMAGVRAGDTVIIQFGHNDQKEPDLLASRGGYTERLRTFVEQVAGLGARAVLCTSCERRWFEGGRITPTHGDYPNAVRDLAHDLDVPLIDLTVFTTWLYEDLGPEASRELLSHFAPGEHPVWPDGLADDTHFHERGARRIAAFVARSLRAIERRDGDAPSKGSLLVS, encoded by the coding sequence ATGACGTACCACTTGGCCGGCGACTCCACCGTCGCCCCGCCGACCGAGGCCGAGCTGCCGATGACCGGGTGGGGCTCGTACCTCGAGCCCTGGGTCGACGAACCCGTGCGCAATCTCGCCTTCGGCGGAGCGACGACGGAGTCGTTCATCCGGAGCGGATGCTGGGACGAGCTCATGGCGGGCGTGCGGGCCGGCGACACCGTGATCATCCAGTTCGGGCACAACGATCAGAAGGAGCCCGACCTGCTCGCTTCGCGGGGCGGCTACACTGAGCGGCTGCGAACGTTCGTCGAGCAGGTGGCCGGGCTCGGTGCGCGGGCCGTACTGTGCACCTCGTGCGAGCGGCGGTGGTTCGAGGGCGGGCGGATCACGCCGACCCACGGGGACTACCCGAACGCGGTCCGCGACCTCGCGCACGACCTCGATGTTCCGCTCATCGACCTCACGGTCTTCACGACGTGGCTCTACGAAGACCTCGGTCCCGAGGCGTCGCGCGAGCTGCTCAGCCACTTCGCGCCGGGGGAGCATCCGGTGTGGCCCGACGGGCTCGCCGACGACACGCACTTCCACGAGCGCGGAGCGCGCCGCATCGCGGCGTTCGTGGCGCGGTCGCTGCGAGCGATCGAGCGCCGCGACGGCGATGCCCCGTCGAAGGGCTCGCTCCTGGTCAGCTGA
- a CDS encoding LacI family DNA-binding transcriptional regulator, whose amino-acid sequence MAARAGVSISTVSNALNRPHLVSETLVERVRSAADQLGYVPLQAAQQLRAGRSGLLGMTVINITNPFFAELVAGAEDAASAAGLRVLVGNSSDDIAKERDHLELFERVQVEGALVSPFGDTGPWLDRLRRRGIPVVLVDYSDDAGVLPSVSLDDVAGGRMAAEHLLQLGRRRLAFVGARDEVRQIRERLAGARSAVASHPGATIEPVWDTHTSTQAGRAFGTWLAQRPPDERPDGILAANDHLAIGLLHGLVSEGVRVPEDVAVVGYDDIEFAAVAAVPLTSVRQPAREMGRAAADLLLAHLAGDAADERRDIVYQPELVVRASTVGDAGLS is encoded by the coding sequence GTGGCCGCCCGCGCGGGCGTCTCCATCAGCACCGTGTCGAACGCGCTGAACCGGCCGCACCTCGTCAGTGAAACCCTTGTCGAGCGCGTCCGCTCGGCCGCCGATCAGCTCGGCTATGTTCCGCTCCAGGCGGCTCAGCAGCTGCGCGCCGGACGCAGCGGGCTGCTCGGGATGACCGTCATCAACATCACCAACCCGTTCTTCGCAGAACTCGTCGCCGGCGCCGAGGACGCCGCATCCGCGGCAGGGCTGCGCGTCCTCGTCGGCAACAGCAGCGACGACATCGCCAAGGAGCGCGACCACCTCGAGCTGTTCGAGCGGGTGCAGGTCGAGGGAGCGCTGGTGAGCCCCTTCGGCGACACCGGCCCGTGGCTGGATCGGCTCCGCCGGCGAGGCATCCCCGTCGTGCTCGTGGACTACAGCGACGACGCCGGAGTGCTGCCCTCGGTGTCGCTGGACGACGTCGCCGGCGGGCGCATGGCCGCCGAGCACCTGCTGCAGCTGGGCCGACGGCGCCTCGCCTTCGTGGGCGCCCGGGACGAGGTGCGCCAGATCCGGGAGCGTCTCGCGGGCGCGCGATCCGCCGTGGCGAGCCACCCCGGCGCGACGATCGAGCCCGTCTGGGACACGCACACGTCCACGCAGGCGGGGCGGGCCTTCGGCACCTGGCTCGCGCAGCGGCCGCCCGACGAGCGGCCCGACGGCATCCTCGCCGCCAACGACCACCTGGCGATCGGACTCCTCCACGGCCTCGTCTCCGAGGGGGTGCGCGTCCCCGAGGACGTCGCCGTCGTCGGCTACGACGACATCGAGTTCGCGGCCGTCGCCGCGGTGCCCCTGACGTCGGTGCGCCAGCCCGCCCGCGAGATGGGCCGGGCGGCCGCCGATCTGCTGCTGGCGCACCTCGCCGGCGACGCGGCGGACGAGCGCCGCGACATCGTCTACCAGCCCGAACTGGTCGTGCGGGCCTCGACCGTCGGCGACGCCGGGCTCAGCTGA
- a CDS encoding fibronectin type III domain-containing protein: MPHPSERSDAARHEQTSYAPPPSRARRGRRITAAATSAAVVGALLAVAPGGAAAGIEPNEDGVYRFDFGTGSSAVADGWTEVAPDTAYDATAGFGIVPAEGVSLTSRDRTGSTDPADPMANDWVGGGTWEFLVDLPDGEYDVAITSGDQLAGTSTVNTTVTLEGEEAGRVSARQAAVTETFRTTVEDGQLTAGFSGSGIAGLVNGIEISPVVPAVPADVVITRVAYDVVELGWTASDGAESYTIERADVDGAGTPGAFSELANGVTETTYADESVSVGGSYAYRVVGVSAYEVVSDPSAEVASGEIPELEAPGAASDLAVALVTTDTVVLTWSAVANAESYLVERAAGGTEEFAELATVDVPGYTDTGVDTEAAYSYRVTVGNAAGTSPPTIVDSPVYIAPEPLPEGDVVTFDFGPGEVSDGALPVTSATTYDDEWGYGFTTAPDAETADIDRATDDALRSDFVAVDGAVFEVDLGDGDYAVQLIAGDEDSDSVLTITTESIQKVQENPQLAGDYLEMAFTIALVDGILTLQLGGGETAVLNALTITRLPDRLAGAITTAYISGDSTVQTYDPIAYAPQAGWGQMIDRFFVDDMAFANHAIGGRSSKNFITQGRLDEILRAIRPGDYHLIQFGHNDATQGVDDRYASPEDYKEYLRVYVEGTRQRGATPILVTPVSRRSFDAETGIFNVSFPDYVAKMTELAVEEDVLLVDLSASSRAYLDEIGPEAAKAVFLHVDPGIFPNRPSGTVDDTHFQEYGAIQMARLIAQDVADLDDPLSEKVVDVEPPAEVPAAPQNLVAGAISNGGATLQWDASATADIYKIYRRAVSEPDSEFALVGSVTQTSSIVQGLEEGVEYAYYVVAVNGRGDSEPSETVTFTTKEALYKFDFQLTGNPLMPGYTEVTPDMAYTEERGYGFETALAWNAGRDRGDADGAANDLVRDFMLPGDSSTFILDVPNGTYSVKTYSGDWIGTTRTSFRVEGRDAGTGNAGRGGVNETLRGPFLVTDGQLNVEAYGSAAGTRFNGLEVTPILLGPTGFALAGIDADPAAPTVSLEWDDEPGLTWNVYRQSPFDPKPVLVGVVGEPEFVDTSARVGLDYVYHVTAVDQTDLESVPSATVDVSFIDETVDVPAAPAGLSVERIEKREVEIGWAAPVDALYHLVFRSTIEGEQGDLVGVADTNRYTDADEVLTTIPYYYTVIAVNAGGAGAASEQLATEAVTVLQRQVEYLDRAPMAVQADEGVLVTWRLLGTDPASVSFHVYRDGKQITDEPITDSTNLLDADGTADSTYFVTKVLNDVETTETDEFGVQTGDHLSVPLQKPADSYTKDGQPYTYSANDVSVGDVDGDGQYEYFVKWYPSNAKDNSQAGYTGNVYLDAYRLDGTRLWRIDLGVNVRAGAHYTHFMVYDFDGNGGAEMIVKTGDGTIDGVGQPIGNASADYRNSSGYVLSGPEYLTVFDGQTGAAIDTIDYTPERGDVGAWGDGYGNRVDRFLAGVAYLDGEKPSALFSRGYYTRSVMAAYDFDGEKLIERWVIDSNDEGSYGFYGQGNHSLAVADVDADGKDEVLFGSATVDDNGELLYSTGLGHGDAQHTSDLDPSRPGFETFSAHEDMASAGNRGGTMRDSRTGEILWSVPATVDTGRAASGDIDPRYAGAESWAIGGDASWNSRVGYLMAADGTQIADTIPAANFMAWFDGDPLREIVDHHFYQEPYWGYPTISKWNWETEEEEVIFSDEGARSNNGTKGTPNVQADLFGDWREEIAWRSADSSELRIYSTTDETELRIPTLMHDTMYRTAVAWQNTGYNQPPWPSFFIGDGMEQPPLPSVAVTGSPTGGSDDTAPVLSGLPASGSLLPDSGSLTVDVSAEDPESGVRNLDIAFDGAAVANGDVIDLDGLVGAHTLTVRAVNHDGLVATESAQVLVFSDEGATEAPGRGDLSSNSGWDDGLHDGEYTISMNLWWGVNGSVFRLYENGELISTQLLEPHSPDAQITTVDVSGKENGTYVYTGELVNAAGSTETTSTTVTVKDAAPAVPKLSHDNRDRDGNYTVSADLWWGTNATTYKLYENGVLIDEQELVAATPGAQHASTYIAGRDPGAYTYVAEFSNAAGATSSKELTVRVR, encoded by the coding sequence GTGCCCCATCCGTCCGAGCGGTCAGATGCCGCCAGACACGAGCAGACCAGCTACGCGCCACCCCCATCCCGCGCCCGTCGCGGGCGGCGCATCACCGCGGCCGCGACGAGCGCCGCCGTGGTGGGGGCCCTGCTCGCCGTCGCCCCCGGGGGAGCGGCAGCCGGCATCGAGCCGAACGAGGACGGGGTCTACCGGTTCGACTTCGGCACCGGGTCGAGCGCGGTGGCCGACGGGTGGACCGAGGTCGCGCCCGACACCGCCTACGACGCGACGGCCGGCTTCGGGATCGTCCCCGCGGAGGGCGTCTCGCTCACCTCGCGCGACCGCACCGGCAGCACGGACCCGGCCGACCCCATGGCCAACGACTGGGTCGGCGGCGGGACGTGGGAGTTCCTCGTCGACCTCCCCGACGGCGAGTACGACGTCGCGATCACGTCGGGCGACCAGCTCGCGGGCACCAGCACGGTCAACACGACCGTGACGCTCGAAGGCGAGGAGGCCGGGCGCGTCTCCGCCCGCCAGGCCGCGGTCACCGAGACCTTCCGCACGACCGTCGAGGACGGTCAGCTCACGGCGGGATTCTCGGGCAGCGGCATCGCGGGACTCGTGAACGGGATCGAGATCTCCCCGGTCGTGCCCGCCGTCCCCGCGGACGTCGTCATCACGCGGGTCGCGTACGACGTCGTGGAGCTCGGCTGGACGGCCTCCGACGGCGCGGAGTCCTACACGATCGAGCGGGCCGACGTCGACGGCGCCGGCACGCCGGGCGCCTTCAGCGAACTCGCGAACGGCGTCACCGAGACGACGTACGCCGACGAGTCCGTGAGCGTCGGCGGCTCCTACGCCTACCGCGTGGTCGGCGTCAGCGCGTACGAGGTCGTGTCCGACCCGTCCGCAGAGGTCGCCAGCGGTGAGATCCCCGAACTCGAGGCGCCCGGCGCGGCGTCCGACCTCGCGGTCGCCTTGGTCACGACCGACACCGTCGTCCTCACGTGGTCGGCGGTCGCCAATGCCGAGTCGTACCTCGTGGAGCGCGCAGCGGGCGGCACCGAGGAGTTCGCCGAACTCGCGACGGTCGACGTACCCGGATACACCGACACCGGCGTCGACACCGAGGCGGCCTACTCCTACCGCGTGACCGTGGGCAACGCGGCCGGCACGTCGCCGCCGACGATCGTCGACTCCCCGGTCTACATCGCACCCGAACCGCTGCCGGAGGGCGACGTCGTGACGTTCGACTTCGGCCCGGGCGAGGTCTCGGACGGCGCCCTTCCGGTCACGAGTGCGACGACCTACGACGATGAGTGGGGCTACGGCTTCACGACGGCGCCGGATGCCGAGACCGCGGACATCGACCGCGCCACCGACGACGCCCTGCGCAGCGACTTCGTCGCCGTCGACGGCGCCGTCTTCGAGGTCGACCTCGGTGACGGCGACTACGCGGTGCAGCTGATCGCGGGCGACGAAGACTCCGACAGCGTGCTCACCATCACGACCGAGTCGATCCAGAAGGTGCAGGAGAACCCGCAGCTCGCCGGCGACTACCTCGAGATGGCGTTCACCATCGCCCTCGTCGACGGCATCCTCACACTCCAGCTGGGCGGAGGCGAGACCGCGGTCCTCAATGCGCTGACGATCACGCGCCTGCCCGATCGTCTGGCCGGAGCCATCACGACCGCGTACATCTCGGGCGACTCCACGGTGCAGACGTACGATCCGATCGCCTACGCGCCGCAGGCCGGCTGGGGGCAGATGATCGACCGCTTCTTCGTGGACGACATGGCATTCGCCAACCACGCCATCGGCGGCCGCTCGTCCAAGAACTTCATCACGCAGGGGCGTCTCGACGAGATCCTCCGCGCCATCCGCCCCGGCGACTACCACCTGATCCAGTTCGGCCACAACGACGCCACCCAGGGCGTCGACGACCGGTACGCCAGCCCCGAGGACTACAAGGAGTACCTGCGGGTGTATGTCGAGGGCACGCGCCAGCGCGGTGCGACCCCGATCCTGGTCACCCCGGTCTCGCGGCGCAGCTTCGACGCCGAGACGGGCATCTTCAACGTCAGCTTCCCTGACTACGTGGCGAAGATGACCGAGCTCGCCGTCGAGGAGGACGTGCTTCTGGTCGACCTGTCGGCCTCCAGCCGTGCCTACCTCGACGAGATCGGGCCCGAGGCGGCCAAGGCCGTGTTCCTCCACGTCGACCCGGGCATCTTCCCCAACCGCCCCTCCGGGACGGTGGACGACACGCACTTCCAGGAGTACGGCGCCATCCAGATGGCCCGCCTGATCGCGCAGGACGTCGCCGACCTGGACGATCCGCTGTCCGAGAAGGTCGTGGACGTCGAGCCGCCCGCCGAGGTGCCGGCCGCACCGCAGAACCTGGTCGCGGGCGCGATCAGCAACGGCGGCGCGACCCTGCAGTGGGACGCCTCCGCGACGGCGGACATCTACAAGATCTACCGTCGCGCCGTGTCGGAGCCCGACTCCGAGTTCGCCCTGGTGGGGAGCGTCACGCAGACGAGCTCCATCGTCCAGGGTCTCGAGGAGGGCGTCGAGTACGCGTACTACGTCGTGGCGGTCAACGGCCGCGGCGACTCCGAGCCGAGCGAGACGGTGACCTTCACCACGAAGGAGGCGCTGTACAAGTTCGACTTCCAGCTCACCGGCAACCCGCTCATGCCCGGCTACACCGAGGTGACGCCCGACATGGCCTACACCGAGGAGCGCGGCTACGGCTTCGAGACGGCACTCGCGTGGAACGCCGGACGTGACCGCGGTGACGCGGACGGCGCGGCGAACGACCTCGTGCGGGACTTCATGCTCCCCGGGGACTCGAGCACCTTCATCCTCGACGTGCCCAACGGCACCTACTCGGTGAAGACCTACTCGGGCGACTGGATCGGCACGACGCGCACCAGCTTCCGCGTCGAGGGGCGCGACGCGGGCACCGGCAACGCCGGTCGCGGCGGCGTCAACGAGACGCTGCGCGGTCCGTTCCTCGTCACCGACGGCCAGCTGAACGTCGAGGCCTACGGCAGCGCCGCGGGCACGCGGTTCAACGGTCTCGAGGTCACGCCGATCCTGCTCGGCCCCACCGGCTTCGCGCTGGCGGGCATCGACGCAGACCCCGCGGCGCCCACGGTGTCGCTGGAGTGGGACGACGAGCCGGGGCTCACCTGGAACGTCTACCGGCAGTCGCCGTTCGACCCGAAGCCCGTGCTCGTCGGCGTCGTGGGCGAGCCCGAGTTCGTGGACACGAGCGCCCGGGTCGGTCTCGACTACGTCTACCACGTCACCGCCGTCGACCAGACCGACCTGGAGTCGGTGCCGTCGGCGACCGTGGACGTGTCGTTCATCGACGAGACCGTCGACGTCCCCGCCGCACCCGCCGGCCTCTCGGTGGAGCGGATCGAGAAGCGCGAGGTGGAGATCGGCTGGGCCGCCCCCGTCGATGCGCTCTATCACCTCGTCTTCCGCTCGACCATCGAAGGGGAGCAGGGAGACCTGGTCGGAGTGGCCGACACCAACCGGTACACCGACGCCGACGAGGTTCTCACGACGATCCCGTACTACTACACGGTGATCGCGGTGAATGCCGGCGGCGCAGGGGCGGCGTCGGAGCAGCTCGCGACCGAGGCGGTCACGGTGCTGCAGCGCCAGGTCGAGTACCTGGATCGCGCTCCGATGGCGGTGCAGGCCGACGAGGGCGTCCTGGTGACGTGGCGACTGCTCGGGACCGATCCGGCATCCGTCTCGTTCCACGTCTACCGCGACGGGAAGCAGATCACGGACGAGCCGATCACCGACTCGACGAACCTGCTCGACGCGGACGGCACGGCGGACTCCACCTACTTCGTCACGAAGGTGCTGAACGATGTGGAGACCACCGAGACCGACGAGTTCGGCGTCCAGACCGGCGATCACCTGTCGGTGCCGCTGCAGAAGCCGGCGGACTCGTACACCAAGGACGGCCAGCCCTACACCTACTCGGCCAACGACGTCAGCGTCGGCGACGTGGACGGCGACGGGCAGTACGAGTACTTCGTCAAGTGGTATCCCTCCAACGCGAAGGACAACTCGCAGGCCGGCTACACCGGCAACGTCTACCTGGACGCGTACCGTCTCGACGGGACGCGGCTGTGGCGGATCGACCTCGGCGTCAACGTCCGTGCGGGCGCCCACTACACCCACTTCATGGTCTACGACTTCGACGGGAACGGCGGAGCCGAGATGATCGTGAAGACCGGTGACGGGACGATCGACGGCGTCGGCCAGCCGATCGGCAACGCCAGCGCCGACTACCGCAACAGCTCGGGCTACGTGCTGAGCGGGCCGGAGTACCTGACGGTGTTCGACGGGCAGACGGGTGCGGCGATCGACACGATCGACTACACGCCCGAGCGCGGTGACGTCGGAGCGTGGGGAGACGGCTACGGCAACCGCGTCGACCGGTTCCTCGCGGGCGTCGCCTATCTCGACGGCGAGAAGCCGAGCGCGCTGTTCAGCCGCGGGTACTACACCCGCTCGGTGATGGCGGCGTACGACTTCGACGGCGAGAAGCTCATCGAACGGTGGGTGATCGACTCGAACGACGAGGGTTCGTACGGCTTCTACGGCCAGGGCAACCACTCGCTCGCGGTCGCGGACGTCGACGCCGACGGCAAGGACGAGGTGCTCTTCGGATCGGCCACGGTCGACGACAACGGCGAGCTGCTCTACTCGACGGGTCTCGGACACGGCGATGCGCAGCACACCAGCGACCTCGACCCGAGCCGCCCCGGCTTCGAGACGTTCTCGGCCCACGAGGACATGGCCTCCGCCGGGAACCGCGGAGGGACGATGCGCGATTCGCGGACCGGTGAGATCCTGTGGTCGGTTCCGGCGACGGTCGACACGGGCCGTGCCGCCTCCGGCGACATCGACCCGCGCTACGCCGGTGCCGAGAGCTGGGCCATCGGCGGCGACGCCTCGTGGAACAGCCGGGTGGGCTACCTGATGGCAGCCGATGGGACGCAGATCGCCGACACGATCCCCGCGGCGAACTTCATGGCCTGGTTCGACGGCGATCCGCTGCGCGAGATCGTGGACCACCACTTCTATCAGGAGCCCTACTGGGGCTATCCGACGATCTCCAAGTGGAACTGGGAGACCGAGGAGGAAGAGGTCATCTTCTCCGACGAGGGGGCGCGCTCGAACAACGGCACCAAGGGCACGCCCAACGTGCAGGCGGATCTGTTCGGAGACTGGCGCGAAGAGATCGCGTGGCGCTCGGCCGACTCGAGCGAGCTGCGCATCTACTCCACCACCGACGAGACCGAGCTACGCATCCCGACCCTGATGCACGACACGATGTACCGCACGGCGGTCGCGTGGCAGAACACCGGCTACAACCAGCCGCCGTGGCCGAGCTTCTTCATCGGCGACGGCATGGAGCAGCCGCCGCTGCCCTCGGTCGCGGTCACGGGATCGCCGACGGGCGGTTCGGACGACACCGCGCCGGTGCTGTCGGGGCTTCCCGCCAGCGGGTCGCTGCTGCCGGATTCGGGTTCGCTCACGGTCGACGTGTCGGCCGAGGATCCGGAGTCGGGAGTGCGCAACCTCGACATCGCGTTCGACGGCGCGGCGGTCGCGAACGGCGACGTGATCGACCTCGACGGCCTCGTCGGAGCGCACACCCTGACGGTGCGCGCGGTCAACCACGACGGCCTGGTCGCCACCGAGTCGGCTCAGGTGCTGGTGTTCTCCGACGAGGGCGCGACCGAGGCCCCGGGCCGCGGGGACCTCTCGTCGAACAGCGGGTGGGACGACGGTCTGCACGACGGCGAGTACACGATCTCGATGAACCTCTGGTGGGGTGTCAACGGGTCCGTCTTCCGCCTCTACGAGAACGGCGAGCTGATCTCGACGCAGCTGCTCGAGCCCCATTCGCCGGATGCGCAGATCACGACGGTCGACGTGTCGGGGAAGGAGAACGGCACGTACGTCTACACGGGTGAGCTGGTCAACGCGGCCGGCTCGACCGAGACGACGTCCACGACCGTCACGGTGAAGGACGCCGCCCCCGCAGTGCCCAAGCTGTCGCACGACAACCGTGACCGCGACGGCAACTACACCGTCTCGGCCGACCTGTGGTGGGGCACGAACGCGACGACGTACAAGCTGTACGAGAACGGGGTGCTGATCGATGAGCAGGAGCTCGTCGCCGCCACGCCCGGCGCGCAGCACGCGTCGACGTACATCGCGGGCAGGGACCCGGGCGCGTACACGTACGTCGCCGAGTTCTCCAACGCGGCCGGTGCCACCAGCTCGAAGGAGCTGACGGTCCGGGTGCGGTAG